One region of Eubacterium sp. 1001713B170207_170306_E7 genomic DNA includes:
- the nikB gene encoding nickel ABC transporter permease — protein MNTKQLVNRLLQIVLVLFGISFLTFCLTYLSPGDPAELMLVAGGTPPSEELLAETREEMGLNDPFLVQYGNWLKGFVTGDMGTSYSSKTPVSAVLLDCLGPTLELAAASLILMLVISIPLGILAAVYQNRFPDYLVRGLSFIGVSFPGFWIGLVLLYVFGLKLNWFPIATSGTGFMKLVLPAVTLAIAMSAKYTRQVRTAVLEELRQDYVAGARARGLKESAILWREVLPNAMLPLVTLLGLSLGSLLGGTAVVEIIFSWPGLGKMAVNAIAARDYPLVQGYVIWIALIYMVINLLVDFSYGYLDPRLRELHREVKRKAVKA, from the coding sequence TTGAACACGAAACAGCTTGTTAACCGTTTGCTGCAAATCGTACTGGTGCTTTTTGGCATCAGCTTTCTGACCTTTTGCCTGACTTATTTATCCCCCGGTGACCCGGCCGAGCTGATGCTGGTGGCCGGCGGCACACCGCCGTCTGAGGAGCTGCTGGCGGAAACCCGGGAGGAAATGGGCCTCAACGACCCGTTTCTGGTGCAGTATGGCAACTGGCTTAAGGGCTTTGTGACTGGGGATATGGGGACATCCTATTCCTCGAAAACGCCGGTGAGCGCAGTGCTGCTTGACTGCCTTGGACCGACCCTGGAGCTGGCGGCCGCGTCGCTCATTCTGATGCTTGTGATCTCCATTCCCCTGGGGATTCTGGCAGCCGTGTACCAGAATCGCTTTCCGGATTACCTGGTGCGGGGATTGTCCTTTATTGGCGTATCCTTTCCAGGCTTCTGGATCGGCCTGGTGCTGCTGTACGTGTTTGGCCTCAAGCTGAACTGGTTTCCCATCGCCACCTCGGGCACGGGCTTTATGAAGCTGGTGCTGCCTGCGGTCACGCTGGCCATTGCCATGTCGGCCAAATATACAAGACAGGTGCGCACCGCGGTGCTGGAGGAGCTGCGCCAGGATTACGTGGCCGGGGCCCGGGCCCGCGGCCTTAAGGAATCGGCCATACTGTGGCGGGAGGTGCTGCCAAACGCCATGCTGCCGCTGGTAACCCTGCTGGGCCTGTCCCTGGGCTCGCTGCTGGGCGGCACGGCGGTAGTGGAGATTATTTTCTCTTGGCCCGGCCTGGGAAAAATGGCTGTGAATGCCATCGCCGCCCGGGACTATCCGCTGGTTCAGGGTTATGTGATCTGGATCGCCCTGATTTACATGGTCATCAATCTGCTGGTGGATTTCTCCTACGGCTATCTGGACCCGAGGCTGCGGGAGCTGCACCGGGAAGTAAAAAGAAAGGCGGTGAAGGCGTAA
- a CDS encoding M14 family metallopeptidase: protein MKKNLSIGTLTAAPGEKVQGMLPIPHTEIEVPVTLVNGAGSGKTVLITSGIHSCEYVGIEAAIQLAGEIAPGHLKGNLILIHPVNIPGFESRYPTLMPQDNKNLNRVFPGTHEGTLADRVAHFFEYSLYSQIDFYIDLHCGEIFEDLTPYVYYVGAADPAVSEAARQAALHVDVPYMVKSTATTGAYNYAGVLGIPSILLERGCAGRFTQAEVDADKKDVINILKHLGLLAGDPEQRHRPVDLIDLVYLMPTHHGLWYPEVKVGELIAKGQRLGEVRDYFGKILDTYHAEYDGVVLYQSATLWTDDFCELITYGKFAETTGMTR from the coding sequence ATGAAAAAAAACCTATCCATCGGCACACTGACAGCCGCCCCCGGCGAGAAAGTCCAGGGCATGCTGCCCATCCCACACACAGAAATCGAGGTTCCCGTCACCCTGGTCAACGGCGCGGGCAGCGGAAAAACCGTGCTCATCACCAGCGGTATCCACAGCTGCGAGTACGTGGGCATCGAGGCCGCCATCCAGCTGGCCGGCGAAATTGCCCCCGGGCATCTGAAGGGAAATCTTATCCTCATCCACCCTGTTAATATTCCGGGCTTTGAGTCCCGCTACCCCACACTCATGCCGCAGGACAATAAAAATCTCAATCGGGTCTTTCCCGGAACCCACGAGGGCACTCTGGCCGACCGCGTCGCCCATTTCTTTGAGTACAGCCTTTATTCTCAGATTGATTTCTACATCGACCTGCACTGCGGCGAAATTTTTGAGGACCTGACGCCTTATGTATACTACGTGGGCGCGGCAGACCCCGCGGTTTCCGAAGCCGCCCGGCAGGCCGCCCTTCATGTCGACGTGCCCTATATGGTCAAATCCACCGCCACCACCGGAGCCTACAATTATGCCGGCGTGCTCGGCATCCCCAGCATCCTGCTGGAACGCGGCTGCGCGGGCCGTTTTACCCAGGCAGAGGTCGACGCAGATAAGAAGGATGTCATCAATATTCTCAAGCACCTCGGCCTGCTGGCCGGCGATCCCGAGCAGCGGCACCGCCCTGTGGACCTGATTGATCTGGTATACCTTATGCCCACACATCACGGCCTCTGGTATCCCGAGGTAAAGGTGGGCGAGCTCATCGCCAAGGGCCAGCGCCTCGGTGAGGTCAGGGATTATTTCGGCAAAATCCTCGACACCTACCACGCCGAATACGACGGCGTGGTCCTCTACCAGTCCGCCACCCTCTGGACCGATGATTTCTGCGAGCTTATCACCTACGGCAAATTTGCGGAAACCACAGGAATGACCCGTTAA
- a CDS encoding heavy metal translocating P-type ATPase, whose protein sequence is MATKTYILEHLGCANCASKIERKIATLPGVSEANIVYATKQLRLTAEDPDGLLPEMQKIAVSYEPDIRITERKRRSLKKAPAPAVHSHSEESHRHDEACGCGHDHHEHEEHHHHDDDCGCGLDHHEHEAHHHHDEACGCGLDHHEHEEHHHHDDDCGCGLDHHEHEEHHHHDEACGCGHDHHEHEEHHHHDEACGCGHDHHEHEEHHHHVPGHPADCQCELCRHGEEYCDICGESLANCTCKMPDADVEKAVFILENLGCANCAAKMEHKIKELPGVEYATITYATKQLRLSADNAAALLPDIQQICAAIEPDVRVIPRKKTVGKGLTRVYTLENLGCANCAAKMEARINALDGVTSATITYATKQLKVTGKDPDRLLSQFRDICQSIESDVQVIPRESRPKAVIPEAQAVSGKPAKKKMSAETKTLIGIIIGAALFIAGEIMERTLPPVYNIPVFVLAYIILGGRIVITAVKNLMKGQVFDENFLMSVATLAAFAIQDYPEAVGVMLFYRVGEYFEDRAVEKSRTQIMDAVDMRPEVVNLLVGDEVRVIDAEEAAIGDILLVRPGDRIPLDGVIVEGESRIDTSPVTGEPVPVKAGYGDEVVSGCVNTSGLLKMRVEKVLEESMVTRILDSVENAAASKPKIDRFITRFSRIYTPFVVGLAVLTAVVPSLVTGDWYYWIYTAITFLVISCPCALVLSVPLAFFSGIGAGSKRGILFKGGVSIEGIKNIAAVVMDKTGTITEGNFVVQQAIPTDSVDEARLLALAASCELTSTHPIGNSIVTAAEERGLSVERPASAKEIAGKGVQAVLSDGTVLCGNRSLLESQNVDLDGYKNDHYGTEVLLALDGRFIGYLVISDTIKPDAVDAIAKIKRLGIRTAMLTGDAQESAEAVAKATGIDEVHAKLLPEDKLSELQAIRKAQGGVMFVGDGINDAPVLAGADVGAAMGSGADAAIEAADVVFMNSSVEAIPQAIEIGRKTSRIAWQNVVFALIIKALVMVLGLLGFANMWMAVFADTGVAILCVLNSIRILYKK, encoded by the coding sequence ATGGCAACAAAGACTTATATATTAGAGCACCTGGGCTGCGCCAACTGCGCTTCAAAAATCGAGCGCAAAATCGCAACCCTGCCCGGTGTCAGCGAGGCTAACATCGTCTATGCGACCAAGCAGCTCCGCCTCACCGCCGAAGACCCGGACGGGCTTTTGCCGGAAATGCAAAAAATCGCGGTTTCCTACGAGCCGGACATTCGCATTACCGAGCGAAAACGCCGTTCCCTGAAAAAAGCGCCGGCACCCGCCGTCCACAGCCACAGCGAAGAATCTCATCGCCATGACGAGGCCTGCGGCTGCGGGCATGATCACCACGAGCACGAGGAGCATCACCACCATGACGATGACTGCGGCTGCGGGCTCGATCACCACGAGCATGAGGCGCATCACCACCATGACGAAGCCTGCGGCTGCGGGCTCGATCACCACGAGCATGAGGAGCATCACCATCATGACGACGATTGTGGATGCGGGCTCGATCATCACGAGCACGAGGAGCATCACCATCATGACGAGGCCTGCGGCTGCGGGCACGATCACCACGAGCACGAGGAGCATCACCATCATGACGAGGCCTGCGGCTGCGGGCACGATCACCATGAGCATGAGGAGCATCATCACCATGTCCCCGGCCATCCGGCGGACTGCCAGTGTGAGCTCTGCCGCCACGGCGAGGAATACTGCGATATCTGCGGCGAGAGTCTGGCCAACTGCACCTGTAAGATGCCCGACGCAGACGTGGAAAAAGCGGTTTTCATTCTTGAAAACCTGGGCTGTGCCAACTGCGCGGCCAAAATGGAGCACAAAATCAAAGAGCTGCCCGGAGTCGAGTACGCTACCATCACCTATGCTACCAAGCAGCTGCGCCTGTCCGCCGACAACGCGGCTGCCCTGCTGCCCGATATTCAGCAGATCTGCGCGGCCATCGAGCCGGACGTCAGGGTCATTCCCCGCAAAAAAACCGTGGGCAAAGGCCTCACAAGGGTTTATACTCTCGAAAATCTTGGCTGCGCCAACTGCGCGGCCAAGATGGAAGCCAGGATCAATGCCCTGGACGGCGTCACCAGCGCCACCATCACCTATGCCACCAAGCAGCTCAAGGTTACCGGAAAAGACCCGGACCGCCTGCTTTCTCAGTTCCGTGACATCTGCCAGTCCATCGAGTCGGACGTGCAGGTCATTCCCCGGGAAAGCCGCCCAAAAGCTGTAATCCCAGAGGCTCAGGCCGTTTCCGGCAAACCCGCGAAGAAAAAAATGTCGGCTGAGACCAAAACCCTCATCGGCATTATCATCGGCGCGGCCCTGTTCATCGCCGGCGAGATCATGGAGCGTACCCTGCCCCCGGTTTACAACATTCCGGTTTTCGTGCTGGCTTACATCATCCTCGGCGGCCGTATTGTCATCACAGCGGTCAAGAACCTGATGAAGGGCCAGGTCTTTGATGAAAATTTCCTGATGAGTGTAGCTACGCTGGCGGCCTTCGCCATTCAGGATTATCCCGAGGCTGTGGGCGTCATGCTGTTCTACCGTGTCGGCGAATACTTTGAAGACCGCGCGGTCGAAAAAAGCCGCACCCAGATCATGGACGCGGTGGACATGCGCCCCGAAGTCGTCAACCTGCTGGTCGGCGACGAGGTGCGGGTCATCGACGCCGAGGAAGCCGCCATCGGCGACATCCTGCTGGTGCGCCCCGGCGACCGCATTCCTCTGGACGGCGTCATCGTCGAGGGCGAAAGCCGCATCGATACCTCCCCGGTAACCGGCGAGCCTGTTCCGGTCAAGGCCGGCTACGGCGACGAGGTCGTCTCGGGCTGTGTCAACACCTCCGGCCTCTTAAAAATGCGGGTCGAAAAGGTTCTGGAAGAATCCATGGTCACCCGTATTCTGGACTCTGTGGAAAACGCAGCGGCCAGCAAACCGAAAATCGACCGGTTCATTACCCGCTTCTCACGGATCTATACCCCCTTCGTGGTCGGCCTGGCTGTTCTGACTGCCGTAGTACCGTCTCTGGTGACTGGCGACTGGTATTACTGGATTTACACAGCCATCACCTTCCTGGTCATCAGCTGTCCCTGTGCACTTGTGCTCAGTGTGCCCCTGGCCTTTTTCTCCGGCATCGGCGCCGGCTCCAAACGCGGTATTCTGTTTAAGGGCGGCGTGTCCATCGAAGGGATCAAAAACATCGCGGCCGTGGTTATGGATAAAACCGGCACCATCACCGAGGGCAATTTCGTGGTGCAGCAGGCCATTCCCACCGACAGTGTGGATGAGGCCCGGCTTCTGGCCCTGGCGGCCAGCTGTGAGCTGACCTCCACTCACCCCATCGGCAACAGTATTGTGACTGCCGCCGAGGAACGGGGCCTGTCTGTGGAACGCCCGGCTTCTGCTAAGGAAATTGCCGGCAAGGGCGTCCAGGCGGTTTTAAGTGACGGTACAGTGCTCTGCGGAAACCGCTCGCTGCTGGAATCCCAGAACGTTGATCTGGATGGCTATAAAAATGACCATTACGGCACCGAGGTGCTCCTGGCTCTGGACGGCAGATTCATCGGTTATCTGGTCATTTCTGACACCATCAAGCCTGACGCCGTGGACGCCATCGCCAAGATCAAGCGTCTGGGCATCCGCACTGCCATGCTGACCGGCGACGCTCAGGAAAGCGCTGAGGCGGTTGCCAAAGCCACAGGCATCGACGAGGTTCACGCCAAACTCCTGCCGGAGGATAAGCTGAGTGAGCTTCAGGCCATCCGAAAGGCTCAGGGCGGCGTCATGTTTGTCGGCGACGGCATCAACGACGCGCCGGTACTGGCCGGGGCGGATGTGGGCGCGGCCATGGGCAGCGGCGCGGATGCCGCCATCGAGGCTGCAGACGTTGTGTTCATGAACTCCAGCGTTGAAGCCATACCCCAGGCCATCGAGATCGGCCGCAAAACCAGCCGGATCGCCTGGCAGAACGTGGTCTTTGCCCTGATCATCAAGGCGCTGGTCATGGTTCTGGGCCTGCTTGGCTTTGCCAACATGTGGATGGCGGTCTTTGCCGATACCGGCGTTGCTATCCTCTGCGTGCTCAACTCCATCCGTATTTTATATAAGAAATAA